In the genome of Streptococcus oralis, one region contains:
- a CDS encoding alpha/beta hydrolase family protein, protein MKENEVILKRQSTRVFFKNGDTDFFFNWLLGIGEVFGFSHGELYYLAQKLGNSPKPDDWKNEFLSHVNYLEQKVSNLGLSEQTKAQYYLAQTYSLRSAIQFTDPFSAEYLPIVCQMEKAFSSAIHSLGTPIEKLTIAYQDSYLPGYYLHSGDNCPTLIMIGGGDTYREDLFYFAGYPGWIRNYNVLMVDLPGQGSNPSRGLIFGVDASIPISLCIDWLENRNPKLNYLAIYGVSGGGYFTAQAVEKDPRIHAWIASTPIYDVAELFRKEFGSSLKAPSWLINAILKLAGNLNESANLNLKKYAWQFGTSDFKSAIDDVFNYAKNVDYKKIQCPCLFIMGKGEGAELQHQTKVIYESLKSKNQQTKLQVFEAESGADAHCQVNNLRLAHNVVFDWLDTLFEWNQSKF, encoded by the coding sequence GTGAAAGAAAACGAGGTTATTTTAAAACGGCAATCTACTCGTGTATTTTTTAAGAATGGGGATACGGATTTTTTCTTTAATTGGTTGCTAGGAATCGGTGAAGTTTTTGGCTTCTCTCATGGAGAGCTGTATTATCTTGCTCAAAAGTTAGGTAATTCACCAAAACCTGATGACTGGAAAAATGAGTTTTTATCACATGTGAACTATCTTGAACAAAAGGTTAGTAATTTAGGTTTGAGTGAACAAACAAAGGCGCAGTATTATCTCGCACAGACCTACTCACTTCGATCGGCAATCCAGTTTACTGATCCATTTTCTGCCGAATACTTACCTATCGTTTGTCAAATGGAGAAGGCGTTCTCTAGTGCAATTCATTCACTAGGTACACCGATTGAAAAACTAACTATTGCTTATCAGGATTCCTACTTGCCTGGTTATTATCTTCATAGCGGTGATAATTGCCCAACGCTGATTATGATCGGTGGAGGTGATACTTATCGCGAAGATTTATTTTATTTTGCAGGATATCCTGGATGGATACGAAATTATAATGTTTTAATGGTTGACCTTCCTGGTCAAGGGAGCAATCCTAGTAGAGGGCTAATCTTTGGTGTGGATGCCTCTATTCCAATTTCATTATGCATAGACTGGTTGGAAAATAGAAATCCTAAACTAAATTATTTAGCCATTTATGGTGTCAGCGGAGGGGGATATTTTACCGCACAAGCTGTCGAAAAGGATCCAAGAATTCATGCTTGGATTGCTAGTACCCCTATTTACGACGTTGCAGAGCTCTTCAGAAAAGAATTCGGATCAAGTTTGAAAGCACCTAGTTGGTTAATAAATGCCATTTTAAAATTAGCTGGAAATTTGAATGAATCAGCAAATTTGAATCTTAAAAAGTATGCATGGCAGTTTGGTACTTCTGATTTTAAGAGTGCTATTGATGATGTATTTAACTATGCAAAGAATGTAGATTATAAAAAAATTCAATGCCCATGCCTGTTTATCATGGGAAAGGGTGAGGGTGCTGAACTGCAGCATCAAACTAAGGTAATTTATGAATCACTTAAATCTAAAAATCAACAAACTAAACTTCAAGTATTTGAGGCGGAA
- a CDS encoding DeoR/GlpR family DNA-binding transcription regulator, protein MLKQEKLDSILEAVNTKGTITVKEIMDSLDVSDMTARRYLQELADKDLLVRVHGGAEKLRTGSLLNNERSNVEKQGLQIAEKQEISRFAGHLIDEGETIFIGPGTTLECFARELPIDNIRVVTNSLPVFLILNERKLTDLILIGGNYRSITGAFVGTLTLQDLANLQFSKAFVSCNGIKDKAIATFSEQEGEAQRIALNNANKKYLLADHSKFNKFDFYTFYNISDIDTIVSDSKLSQETFEDLSKQTTILLSKP, encoded by the coding sequence ATGCTAAAGCAAGAAAAACTAGATAGTATTCTAGAAGCAGTAAACACAAAAGGCACCATTACTGTAAAAGAGATTATGGATAGTCTTGATGTGTCAGATATGACAGCCCGTCGATACTTACAAGAATTGGCAGATAAGGATTTGCTGGTTCGTGTGCACGGTGGCGCTGAAAAACTTCGTACAGGTTCTCTCTTAAACAACGAACGCTCAAATGTCGAAAAACAAGGCTTGCAGATTGCTGAAAAACAAGAAATTAGCCGTTTTGCTGGTCATTTGATTGACGAAGGAGAGACCATTTTTATCGGCCCAGGAACAACCTTAGAATGTTTTGCTCGTGAGCTCCCTATCGATAACATTCGTGTTGTAACAAACAGTCTTCCTGTTTTTCTCATCCTAAACGAACGAAAACTAACAGATTTGATCTTGATTGGTGGAAACTATCGCTCTATCACCGGTGCTTTTGTGGGGACACTTACCTTGCAGGATTTGGCAAATCTTCAGTTTTCTAAGGCTTTTGTTAGCTGTAATGGCATCAAGGATAAGGCTATTGCCACCTTTAGTGAGCAAGAGGGAGAGGCTCAACGAATCGCCTTGAATAATGCCAATAAAAAATACTTACTGGCAGATCACAGCAAGTTTAATAAATTTGATTTTTACACTTTCTACAATATCTCTGATATTGATACCATCGTTTCAGATTCCAAACTGAGTCAGGAAACATTTGAAGATTTGTCGAAACAAACAACCATTCTTTTATCAAAACCATAA
- the nrdF gene encoding class 1b ribonucleoside-diphosphate reductase subunit beta, giving the protein METYYKAINWNAIEDVIDKSTWEKLTEQFWLDTRIPLSNDLDDWRKLSIKEKDLVGKVFGGLTLLDTMQSETGVQALRSDIRTPHEEAVFNNIQFMESVHAKSYSSIFSTLNTKAEIEEIFEWTNTNPYLQRKAEIINEIYLNGSPLEKKVASVFLETFLFYSGFFTPLYYLGNNKLANVAEIIKLIIRDESVHGTYIGYKFQLGFNELPEEEQEKLKEWMYDLLYTLYENEEGYTESLYDGVGWTEEVKTFLRYNANKALMNLGQDPLFPDSADDVNPIVMNGISTGTSNHDFFSQVGNGYLLGEVEAMQDEDYNYGLD; this is encoded by the coding sequence ATGGAAACTTACTACAAAGCCATTAACTGGAATGCCATCGAAGATGTCATCGACAAATCAACTTGGGAAAAGCTAACGGAGCAATTCTGGCTCGATACGCGTATCCCCTTGTCAAATGACCTAGACGACTGGAGAAAACTATCAATCAAAGAAAAAGACTTGGTTGGAAAAGTCTTTGGTGGTTTGACCCTTTTAGATACCATGCAATCTGAAACAGGGGTTCAAGCGCTTCGCTCAGACATCCGTACACCCCATGAGGAAGCTGTTTTTAACAACATTCAGTTTATGGAATCTGTCCACGCAAAATCCTATTCTTCTATCTTTTCAACCTTGAATACTAAGGCTGAAATCGAAGAAATCTTTGAATGGACCAACACTAACCCCTACCTACAAAGAAAAGCGGAAATTATCAATGAAATCTATCTCAATGGTAGCCCGCTAGAAAAGAAAGTTGCCAGCGTTTTCCTTGAAACCTTCCTCTTCTACTCTGGTTTCTTTACACCACTCTACTATCTCGGTAACAACAAACTGGCCAACGTTGCGGAAATCATCAAACTGATCATCCGTGATGAGTCTGTTCATGGAACTTACATTGGTTACAAATTCCAACTTGGTTTTAACGAATTGCCTGAAGAAGAGCAAGAAAAACTTAAAGAATGGATGTACGACCTGCTCTATACCCTCTACGAGAACGAAGAAGGTTATACTGAAAGTCTCTATGACGGTGTTGGTTGGACCGAAGAAGTTAAAACCTTCCTTCGATACAATGCCAATAAGGCCCTTATGAACCTAGGACAAGATCCACTCTTCCCAGATTCAGCTGATGATGTCAATCCTATCGTCATGAACGGTATTTCAACAGGAACTTCTAACCACGACTTCTTCTCTCAAGTCGGAAATGGTTACCTCCTTGGTGAAGTTGAAGCCATGCAAGACGAGGATTACAACTACGGTTTGGACTAA
- the nrdE gene encoding class 1b ribonucleoside-diphosphate reductase subunit alpha translates to MGLKHLEDVTYFRLNNEINRPVNGQIMLHKDKEALDAFFKENVVPNTMVFDSITDKINYLIEHNYIETAFIKKYRSEFLEELHQFIKDQNFQFKSFMAAYKFYNQYALKTNDGEYYLESMEDRVFFNALYFADGDEAIATDIANEIIHQRYQPATPSFLNAGRARRGELVSCFLIQVTDDMNSIGRSINSALQLSRIGGGVGISLSNLREAGAPIKGYEGAASGVVPVMKLFEDSFSYSNQLGQRQGAGVVYLNVFHPDIIAFLSTKKENADEKVRVKTLSLGVVVPDKFYELARKNEEMYLFSPYSVELEYGVPFNYIDITEKYDELVANPNIRKTKIKARDLETEISKLQQESGYPYVVNIDTANRANPVDGKIIMSNLCSEILQVQEPSLINDAQEFLQMGTDVSCNLGSTNVVNMMTSPDFGRSIRAMVRALTFVTDSSHIVAVPTIDHGNSLAHTFGLGAMGLHSYLAQQLIEYGSAESVEFTSIYFMLMNYWTLVESNNIARERGITFHNFEKSDYANGSYFDKYVTGEFVPKSDRVKELFKDVFIPSAADWTELREKVQADGLYHQNRLAVAPNGSISYINDVSASIHPITQRIEERQEKKIGKIYYPAAGLSTDTIPYYTSAYDMDMRKVIDVYAAATEHVDQGLSLTLFMRSDIPKGLYEWKKENKQTTRDLSILRNYAFNKGIKSIYYVRTFTDDGGEVGANQCESCVI, encoded by the coding sequence ATGGGATTAAAACATCTTGAGGACGTGACTTACTTCCGTCTCAATAACGAAATCAACCGTCCTGTCAATGGACAAATCATGCTTCATAAAGATAAAGAAGCCTTGGATGCCTTCTTTAAAGAAAATGTGGTTCCAAACACTATGGTTTTTGATTCAATCACTGATAAAATCAACTACCTCATTGAACACAACTACATTGAAACAGCATTTATCAAGAAATACCGTTCAGAGTTTTTGGAAGAATTGCATCAATTTATCAAGGACCAAAACTTTCAATTCAAGTCTTTCATGGCTGCCTATAAGTTCTATAATCAATATGCCTTGAAGACTAACGACGGGGAATACTATCTTGAAAGCATGGAAGACCGTGTCTTCTTTAACGCACTATATTTTGCAGATGGTGATGAAGCGATTGCGACTGATATTGCCAATGAAATCATCCACCAACGCTACCAACCTGCTACTCCTTCCTTCTTGAATGCTGGACGTGCTCGTCGTGGGGAGTTGGTATCCTGTTTCTTGATTCAGGTGACTGATGATATGAACTCTATCGGACGTTCCATCAACTCAGCTCTTCAACTTTCACGTATCGGTGGTGGTGTGGGAATTTCCCTCAGCAACCTTCGTGAAGCCGGAGCTCCTATCAAAGGTTATGAAGGTGCTGCTTCTGGTGTCGTACCAGTTATGAAGCTTTTTGAAGACAGCTTCTCTTACTCAAACCAACTCGGGCAACGTCAAGGTGCTGGGGTTGTCTACCTCAACGTCTTTCACCCTGACATCATCGCCTTCCTTTCTACTAAGAAAGAAAATGCCGATGAAAAAGTTCGTGTGAAGACTCTTTCACTTGGTGTAGTGGTACCAGATAAATTCTACGAATTGGCTCGTAAAAATGAAGAAATGTATCTCTTTAGCCCATACTCTGTAGAGCTTGAATATGGTGTGCCGTTCAACTATATCGACATCACTGAAAAATACGATGAATTGGTCGCAAATCCAAACATCCGCAAGACAAAAATCAAAGCTCGTGATTTGGAAACTGAAATTTCTAAATTGCAACAAGAGTCTGGTTACCCTTATGTAGTCAACATTGATACAGCCAACCGTGCAAATCCTGTTGATGGAAAAATCATCATGAGTAACTTGTGTTCTGAGATTCTTCAAGTTCAAGAACCAAGCTTGATCAACGATGCTCAAGAATTCCTTCAAATGGGAACAGACGTTTCATGTAACCTTGGATCAACAAACGTGGTCAACATGATGACCTCACCTGACTTTGGTCGTTCTATCCGCGCTATGGTTCGTGCCCTTACTTTCGTTACAGATAGTTCGCACATCGTAGCTGTTCCTACTATCGACCACGGAAATAGTTTGGCTCACACCTTTGGCCTTGGTGCCATGGGACTTCATAGTTACCTTGCCCAACAACTGATCGAATATGGATCAGCTGAGTCAGTTGAATTTACAAGCATCTACTTTATGCTTATGAACTACTGGACCTTGGTGGAATCAAACAATATAGCCCGTGAACGTGGTATCACCTTCCACAACTTTGAAAAATCAGACTATGCTAACGGTAGCTACTTTGACAAATATGTGACAGGCGAATTTGTTCCAAAATCAGACCGTGTTAAAGAACTCTTCAAAGATGTCTTTATTCCAAGCGCTGCTGACTGGACTGAACTTCGCGAAAAGGTTCAAGCAGATGGTCTTTATCACCAAAACCGTCTAGCTGTTGCTCCAAATGGTTCTATCAGTTACATCAACGATGTTTCTGCTTCTATCCACCCGATTACGCAACGTATCGAAGAACGTCAGGAAAAGAAAATTGGTAAAATCTACTATCCTGCTGCAGGTTTGTCAACAGATACTATCCCTTACTACACTTCTGCTTACGACATGGATATGCGTAAGGTGATTGATGTTTACGCTGCTGCGACTGAGCACGTGGACCAAGGGCTTTCACTCACTCTCTTCATGCGTAGCGACATTCCAAAAGGTCTTTACGAATGGAAGAAAGAAAACAAACAAACGACACGTGACTTGTCAATCCTTCGTAACTATGCCTTTAACAAGGGTATCAAGTCTATCTACTACGTCCGTACCTTTACAGATGACGGTGGGGAAGTTGGTGCTAACCAATGTGAAAGCTGTGTGATTTAA
- the nrdH gene encoding glutaredoxin-like protein NrdH has product MVTVYSKNNCVQCKMTKRFLDSNNVAYREINLDEQPEYIDQVKELGFSAAPVIQTPTEVFSGFQPGKLKQLA; this is encoded by the coding sequence ATGGTAACGGTTTATTCTAAAAATAATTGTGTACAATGTAAAATGACCAAACGTTTCTTGGATAGCAACAATGTCGCTTATCGTGAGATCAATCTCGACGAGCAACCAGAGTATATCGACCAAGTTAAAGAGCTTGGTTTCAGCGCTGCTCCTGTTATCCAAACACCAACTGAAGTCTTTTCAGGTTTCCAACCAGGAAAACTGAAACAATTAGCATAA